Proteins encoded within one genomic window of Bacteroidota bacterium:
- a CDS encoding CotH kinase family protein: MRKVTLLLAFAAYTLFPTFFCFGQTTVGDSLFDDNTVHSIYMTFPQGNYWSLLVSNKAYDDANDSSTYIPAGVVFDGQSLDSVGIQFKGNSSYYNYPGNKKPFTLSFNEYVSGQKMYGLKSLNLNNLYQDPSFMREKMFLDFCNAQGIPAPRANYVRLYINGDYWGLYIAVERIQKSFLKDRFGDNEGNLFKGDGPGASCADLRYHGTINSYYNCYTLKTNETANDWTDLINLTAQINNMSASQFMDSVEAVLNTNSFISAWAAYNIFVDFDSYPYRFIHNYYLYHDTVSDKFQWIVWDASTAFGMDVPMTVSQIENISVLYLSPPATARPLADKMLNDSIYKDTYLQYVCRFANNYFLPVVLNPKIDDLRNRVQSWVYADSLKMYSDQNFDQNINNTITIGNLDFPGLKSFIANRSASILAELGTLGYTNCPLAVGLADQGKGGKLGIMVSPNPSSGQVSMRISGKQLDVVDLQVFDIHGRLVLQSKLENEISNIELKQPVGVYFVRLQQGSELATQKIIIR; this comes from the coding sequence ATGAGAAAAGTTACGCTACTGCTCGCATTTGCCGCTTATACCTTATTTCCCACTTTTTTCTGCTTTGGGCAGACAACGGTTGGGGACAGTCTTTTTGACGACAACACAGTGCATTCCATTTACATGACCTTTCCGCAGGGCAACTATTGGAGTTTGCTGGTGAGCAACAAGGCCTACGATGATGCCAATGATTCCTCGACTTATATCCCGGCCGGCGTCGTCTTTGATGGGCAGTCGCTCGACTCAGTCGGCATACAGTTCAAGGGCAATTCTTCTTATTACAACTACCCTGGAAACAAGAAGCCTTTCACCCTTTCATTCAATGAATATGTCTCCGGCCAAAAGATGTATGGATTAAAAAGCCTTAACCTCAACAATTTGTACCAGGATCCCTCATTTATGCGGGAGAAGATGTTTCTGGATTTTTGTAATGCCCAAGGCATCCCTGCACCAAGGGCAAACTATGTGCGGCTTTATATCAACGGCGATTATTGGGGTCTCTATATCGCTGTGGAGCGGATCCAAAAGTCATTTTTGAAAGATCGGTTTGGAGACAACGAGGGCAACCTTTTCAAAGGTGACGGCCCAGGTGCATCTTGCGCCGACCTGCGCTACCACGGGACCATCAATTCTTATTACAACTGCTACACCCTCAAAACCAATGAAACCGCCAATGATTGGACTGATCTGATCAATCTCACTGCACAAATCAACAACATGAGTGCCAGCCAGTTTATGGATTCAGTTGAAGCAGTCCTCAATACCAATTCCTTCATCAGTGCTTGGGCCGCCTACAATATTTTTGTGGATTTTGATTCCTACCCCTACCGCTTCATCCACAACTATTATCTCTACCACGATACGGTCTCAGACAAATTTCAATGGATTGTTTGGGATGCGAGCACGGCCTTTGGGATGGATGTGCCGATGACGGTATCGCAGATAGAAAACATAAGTGTGCTGTATCTCTCACCTCCTGCGACTGCACGTCCATTGGCGGATAAGATGCTCAATGACAGCATCTACAAAGATACCTACCTCCAATACGTCTGCCGATTTGCAAACAATTATTTTCTGCCTGTGGTGCTAAATCCCAAGATCGACGATTTACGCAACCGCGTTCAAAGCTGGGTGTATGCAGATTCGCTCAAGATGTACTCCGATCAGAACTTTGACCAAAATATCAACAATACCATCACGATTGGCAATCTTGATTTCCCTGGCCTCAAGTCATTCATCGCCAACCGCAGCGCAAGCATCCTCGCCGAGCTTGGCACGCTGGGCTATACAAATTGCCCATTGGCAGTTGGTTTGGCCGATCAAGGTAAGGGAGGAAAATTGGGCATCATGGTTTCCCCCAACCCGTCAAGTGGCCAAGTGAGCATGCGGATTTCAGGCAAACAATTGGACGTGGTTGATCTCCAAGTTTTTGACATTCATGGGCGATTGGTTTTGCAGTCAAAGCTGGAAAACGAAATCTCCAATATTGAGCTCAAGCAGCCTGTGGGCGTCTATTTTGTACGTTTGCAGCAAGGGTCGGAGCTTGCAACACAAAAGATCATCATTCGATGA
- a CDS encoding PKD domain-containing protein: MKAPMACAEVPATGTVGQSLSFNSACSMNAEMYEWNFGDGSAVSTSASPTHSYTTAGTYNVTLMVMDMKEKNMDETSKTVTIN, from the coding sequence ATGAAAGCCCCTATGGCTTGTGCCGAAGTGCCTGCAACTGGTACCGTGGGGCAGTCCTTAAGCTTTAACTCTGCCTGTAGCATGAATGCTGAAATGTATGAGTGGAATTTTGGTGATGGCAGTGCGGTCAGCACTTCAGCATCACCTACGCATTCCTACACAACGGCGGGCACCTATAATGTGACTTTGATGGTGATGGACATGAAAGAGAAGAATATGGATGAAACCTCCAAGACTGTCACGATCAACTAA
- a CDS encoding T9SS type A sorting domain-containing protein, with translation MKGLLRIFLFLMLFRTFAYGQIPNGSFDDWSNANGYPNPSNWGNLNAITASNGIYVCEEGIPGFAGISYLRLTTKAMAGRGIVPGVAVSGEIDTLTYLPKSGFPFSGRPQYLGYYLQYMPYDGSDSCSVSVLLSKWNPIQSQRDTVAYGASYFNSMAHEWFNNLTTLYYYSSAIPDSAIITISASASVPQNGSYIMIDDLRFDGFVIPSDNGQMGGNDLLVFPNPSSSIVNIQFANNEKLPDEILVYDLSGKLIVHEVVVADNYLLDVSKWGKGLYFLQLRGNSKTITRKIFRN, from the coding sequence ATGAAAGGGTTGCTGCGAATATTCTTGTTCTTGATGCTATTTAGGACGTTTGCCTATGGTCAAATTCCCAATGGTAGTTTTGATGATTGGTCAAATGCGAATGGTTACCCGAATCCTTCCAATTGGGGGAATTTAAATGCCATAACTGCAAGCAACGGTATTTATGTATGTGAAGAGGGAATTCCGGGATTTGCTGGCATATCCTATTTGAGGCTAACAACAAAGGCCATGGCGGGTAGGGGGATAGTTCCTGGAGTTGCCGTAAGTGGGGAAATAGACACACTTACGTATTTGCCAAAGTCTGGCTTTCCATTCTCAGGCAGACCGCAGTATCTAGGCTATTATCTTCAATACATGCCCTATGATGGAAGTGATTCATGTAGTGTATCGGTACTTCTAAGCAAGTGGAATCCCATTCAATCACAAAGGGATACAGTTGCTTACGGTGCAAGCTACTTCAATTCCATGGCGCACGAATGGTTCAATAATTTGACCACCTTGTACTATTACAGTAGCGCAATTCCAGACAGCGCGATAATAACCATTTCGGCAAGTGCTTCCGTTCCCCAAAATGGAAGCTATATCATGATAGATGATTTGCGATTTGATGGGTTTGTAATCCCATCAGACAATGGACAAATGGGTGGTAATGATCTTTTAGTCTTTCCCAATCCTTCATCAAGTATTGTAAATATCCAATTTGCCAACAATGAAAAACTTCCCGATGAGATTCTTGTTTATGATCTAAGTGGAAAGCTAATCGTGCATGAGGTGGTGGTCGCTGACAATTACCTCTTAGATGTATCAAAATGGGGCAAAGGTTTGTATTTTCTACAATTGAGGGGCAACAGCAAGACAATCACAAGAAAAATTTTTAGGAACTAA
- a CDS encoding multicopper oxidase family protein — MKRGDFIKLTGMGTTAIFLGGGLSTFLTSCKKEGMMNMGGGAVSVIEGDFSTLLPMPAVVTGQATLAAQATVHNIFKGKVSKVLGYQPNSILGPSIVVNSGDSVHILFQNNLAEPSNIHWHGLDIPANMDGHPKDTIDSGGSFNYQFVVSQRAAMYWYHPHPHELTAKQAYLGLAGAFIVRDLEESSLNLPSGEFEVPLIIQDKRVFPDYSLDYSPQMGDVMTGYLGPYVTVNGVYAPSKEVKTRNYRLRVLNGSNARIYDLALSNGAAFAVIGSDGGLLASPSSVDSLLLGPGERVDLIVDFSSYPIGTELFLISNAFSAGTSQGLEEFKILKFIVDENDTDTFSLPVSLSVIDPIPESSAIKTRTFNISNPGMGGGGHSGMSMKGMHRINNKVYDENRVDETVQAGTTEIWVFDNSTGDEPHPMHMHALQFQVLDRTGGRNVKIATENGWKDTAMVLPGEKVRVIMTFGAHTGKYMLHCHNLEHEDDGMMLQVEVV, encoded by the coding sequence ATGAAAAGAGGCGATTTCATAAAGTTGACGGGCATGGGAACCACTGCGATCTTTTTGGGTGGAGGACTATCGACGTTTTTGACTTCTTGTAAGAAAGAGGGCATGATGAATATGGGTGGCGGTGCCGTGTCTGTAATCGAAGGCGATTTTTCCACCTTGTTACCTATGCCCGCAGTAGTGACTGGGCAGGCAACATTGGCCGCACAAGCGACCGTGCATAATATTTTTAAAGGCAAGGTGTCCAAAGTCTTGGGGTATCAACCCAATTCTATTTTGGGCCCTTCCATCGTCGTCAATTCCGGGGACAGCGTCCATATCCTTTTTCAAAACAATTTAGCCGAACCCTCCAATATTCATTGGCATGGACTCGATATTCCGGCCAACATGGATGGGCATCCAAAGGATACGATTGACTCAGGTGGCTCCTTCAACTATCAGTTTGTGGTATCGCAACGGGCTGCAATGTACTGGTACCATCCGCATCCACATGAACTTACAGCCAAGCAAGCTTATCTTGGACTTGCAGGTGCATTCATCGTGCGAGACCTCGAAGAATCGTCGCTCAATCTCCCCTCCGGAGAATTTGAAGTTCCACTCATCATTCAGGATAAGCGTGTATTTCCTGATTATTCCTTGGACTATTCCCCACAGATGGGTGATGTGATGACCGGCTATTTGGGGCCATATGTTACCGTGAATGGCGTTTATGCCCCATCTAAAGAAGTAAAAACGAGAAATTATCGACTACGGGTTCTCAACGGTTCCAATGCCCGTATTTATGATTTGGCTCTGAGTAACGGCGCCGCCTTTGCAGTAATTGGTTCCGATGGAGGATTGCTTGCGTCACCATCTTCAGTTGATTCACTTTTGCTTGGTCCAGGCGAACGGGTCGATCTCATCGTTGACTTTTCCAGCTATCCGATTGGTACGGAATTATTCCTAATCAGCAACGCGTTTAGTGCTGGCACATCGCAAGGATTGGAGGAGTTCAAAATCCTCAAATTCATCGTGGACGAAAATGATACAGATACATTTTCCCTACCTGTATCCTTATCGGTAATTGATCCAATCCCAGAAAGCAGCGCCATAAAAACCCGCACTTTCAATATCTCAAATCCTGGAATGGGGGGAGGAGGACATTCAGGCATGTCCATGAAAGGGATGCACCGAATCAACAATAAAGTTTATGATGAAAATCGCGTAGATGAAACTGTACAGGCAGGAACGACTGAAATTTGGGTATTTGACAATTCCACTGGTGATGAGCCACACCCCATGCACATGCATGCCTTGCAATTTCAAGTGTTGGATCGTACCGGGGGCAGGAATGTGAAAATAGCCACCGAAAATGGTTGGAAGGATACGGCAATGGTATTGCCTGGTGAAAAAGTACGCGTGATTATGACTTTTGGCGCCCACACTGGAAAATACATGCTCCACTGCCATAATTTGGAACACGAAGACGATGGTATGATGTTGCAGGTGGAAGTCGTTTGA
- a CDS encoding class I SAM-dependent methyltransferase produces MSSKENHIPALRYHWLTRYYDRLVAFTMQDEKFKRSVLKHADIQPHQKVLDFGVGTATLSILAKLEFPTLGITGLDVDEKVLKIAAKNVEKAGVKLDLLRYDGVEIPFADGSLDTIISSLVFHHLQPDQKSKALSEIFRVLKLGGTLVIADWHRPSTIFHAAGFFFVRVLDGFSNTYDHAKGNLPQIMEMAAFKEVELKAKYNSILGTVGVFSAKKN; encoded by the coding sequence ATGTCCTCAAAAGAAAATCATATTCCCGCCCTGCGCTATCATTGGCTCACGCGATACTACGACCGTTTGGTAGCGTTTACGATGCAAGACGAGAAGTTTAAGCGCAGTGTTTTGAAACATGCTGATATCCAACCGCATCAGAAGGTGCTTGACTTCGGTGTGGGCACTGCCACCCTTTCCATCCTTGCCAAACTAGAATTTCCAACACTTGGCATCACTGGCCTGGATGTCGATGAAAAGGTGCTGAAAATAGCAGCAAAAAATGTAGAAAAGGCAGGTGTCAAGCTCGATTTGCTTCGGTACGATGGCGTGGAGATTCCTTTTGCTGATGGCTCACTCGACACGATTATTTCAAGTCTTGTGTTTCATCATTTGCAGCCCGATCAGAAATCAAAGGCATTGTCAGAAATTTTTCGTGTTTTGAAGCTGGGGGGCACACTAGTGATTGCCGACTGGCACCGCCCATCCACCATTTTCCATGCGGCGGGATTCTTTTTCGTACGGGTACTCGATGGATTTTCCAATACCTACGATCATGCCAAGGGAAATTTACCTCAAATCATGGAAATGGCCGCATTCAAAGAAGTGGAATTGAAGGCAAAGTACAATTCCATCCTTGGAACCGTTGGTGTATTTAGTGCGAAGAAAAATTGA
- a CDS encoding heavy-metal-associated domain-containing protein → MKKSLMNRLLLSVLFVVCTFAQVVAGGGKQATFKVSGNCGMCERKIEGAATSLKGVKSAAWSQETKALVVVYNEKLVKLDDIKAKIAAAGYDAEGKVASQEAYDGLPGCCKYDR, encoded by the coding sequence ATGAAAAAATCGTTGATGAATCGCCTATTGCTTTCAGTCCTGTTTGTAGTATGCACATTCGCACAAGTAGTTGCCGGAGGAGGCAAGCAGGCAACTTTTAAAGTTTCGGGAAACTGTGGCATGTGCGAGCGCAAGATTGAGGGTGCTGCGACATCGCTCAAGGGTGTGAAATCTGCCGCCTGGAGTCAGGAAACAAAGGCTTTGGTGGTGGTGTACAATGAAAAACTCGTGAAACTCGATGACATCAAGGCCAAAATAGCCGCCGCAGGCTACGATGCAGAGGGCAAAGTAGCCTCCCAAGAGGCCTACGACGGCCTGCCTGGCTGCTGCAAGTATGATCGGTGA
- a CDS encoding restriction endonuclease, which produces MKKNPGNVWITKASGEKSDFSDQKLRASLYHAGASEDQVNGIIDEIYSKLYAGITTKNIYKMAFELLKDTSPHLAARYHLKRAIMELGPSGFPFERFVAEILKCQGFSVDVGVTVHGGCVKHEIDVIALKDHQHFMVECKYHNSQGVVCDVKIPLYIQSRFKDVESQWVKLQGHANKFHQGWVVTNTKFSGDAIQYGICAGLNLVGWNYPVGASLKDQIDSLGLHPVTSLTSLTAEEKRKLLDHNVVLCREICQNEHHLDRLGIAPARKKVILEEAHLLCQKLIHDGKH; this is translated from the coding sequence ATGAAGAAGAATCCAGGAAATGTATGGATCACAAAAGCATCAGGAGAAAAGTCTGATTTCTCTGATCAAAAACTACGCGCGTCTTTGTACCACGCAGGTGCCTCTGAAGATCAGGTGAATGGAATCATTGATGAAATCTACAGCAAGTTGTACGCTGGCATTACCACCAAGAATATCTACAAGATGGCATTTGAGCTGCTGAAAGACACCTCTCCGCACCTTGCTGCACGGTACCATTTGAAACGTGCGATCATGGAACTTGGACCATCGGGTTTTCCATTCGAGCGGTTTGTTGCCGAGATACTAAAGTGTCAGGGATTTTCAGTAGATGTGGGCGTGACGGTACACGGTGGCTGCGTAAAACATGAAATCGATGTGATCGCCTTGAAAGACCACCAACACTTTATGGTCGAGTGCAAATATCACAACAGCCAAGGAGTGGTTTGCGACGTTAAAATCCCCTTGTACATCCAATCGCGGTTTAAGGATGTGGAATCACAATGGGTAAAGCTGCAAGGGCACGCCAACAAATTTCATCAAGGATGGGTGGTCACCAACACCAAATTTAGTGGGGACGCGATTCAATATGGGATATGCGCAGGGCTAAATTTGGTGGGTTGGAATTATCCAGTAGGCGCGAGCCTGAAGGATCAGATCGATTCACTCGGTCTGCACCCCGTCACGAGCCTCACCTCGCTCACCGCTGAGGAAAAAAGAAAGCTATTGGATCACAATGTTGTGCTCTGTAGAGAAATTTGCCAAAACGAGCACCATTTGGACCGTCTCGGAATAGCCCCTGCAAGAAAAAAAGTGATCTTGGAAGAGGCCCACTTATTGTGCCAAAAGCTGATTCACGATGGAAAACACTAA
- a CDS encoding HAD-IC family P-type ATPase, with product MENTKQNTNFHAMEAEAVAVMLKSDLEKGLTSKEVEVRGKQYGLNNIENAKQRSAFLIFLAQFKSPIVYLLVVAAGLSFYFKEWLDGGAILVVILINSAIGFYMEYQAGRSMNALKKLTVFPAKVMRDGKLGEIDSAEIVPGDIVFLDAGDMVPADGRIFKSNQLLVNESALTGESIPSDKDESIAPADASLADRKNMLYKGTFNVKGNAWMVVTATSMTTELGKIASMVHSADQAVTPLEKKLQSFSKILILVTVGLLVLIFVAGLINGKNPLEMLQTAIALAVAAIPEGLPIVATMALAQGMMKMAKHKVIVKKLSAVETLGGTNVICTDKTGTLTQNKIEVAGIFTSVEVADSADKKNAELIPKAAILCSTADLVMKNGKSTEIGDPLETGLLHFAVKEGVDIAQVRKDHPKLKEEPFSSETKVMATLHPSGNQFVVFAKGATEEILKLCDRILEPTGEKNMDEGTHKHWLQESEKLSASGLRVIAVAYKEAATAETKLTAELVFIGLIGLNDPPRPEVNAAIRECHLAGITVIMITGDHPAAAKNIALQLEIVDADSAEVITGTEMHDLEGLTNKEKTRWANTRIFARVSPKQKLDLVTLLQAQGNVVGMTGDGVNDAPALKKADIGIAMGKAGTQVAQDVADMVLKDDSFTSIVKAIRQGRVIAENIKKFIIYLLSCNLSELVVGYGHCGLKSPFSVVPHPNTVHQSDHRRIARPCARGDKGQSRHHEKESYSCRGSDHQFQAMAVYRLLCIDHFRRKPRCRLPESYFASQLRVMEP from the coding sequence ATGGAAAACACTAAGCAAAACACCAATTTCCATGCGATGGAAGCAGAGGCTGTGGCTGTGATGCTGAAATCGGATTTGGAGAAAGGACTCACATCAAAAGAAGTCGAAGTGAGGGGCAAGCAGTATGGCTTGAACAATATTGAAAATGCAAAACAACGAAGTGCCTTTCTGATTTTCCTCGCCCAATTTAAAAGCCCCATCGTGTATCTGCTCGTGGTCGCTGCCGGACTCTCCTTTTATTTTAAGGAATGGTTGGATGGTGGTGCAATCTTGGTCGTCATACTCATCAACTCCGCAATTGGTTTTTACATGGAGTACCAGGCAGGGCGATCCATGAATGCACTCAAAAAACTCACGGTATTCCCCGCAAAAGTGATGCGCGACGGGAAGCTCGGGGAAATCGATTCAGCGGAAATCGTGCCAGGCGATATTGTATTTCTGGATGCAGGCGACATGGTACCCGCTGATGGTCGCATATTCAAAAGCAACCAACTGCTCGTGAATGAATCCGCCCTCACAGGAGAATCAATTCCAAGTGACAAGGATGAAAGTATTGCACCAGCAGATGCATCTCTTGCCGACCGCAAAAATATGCTCTACAAGGGAACATTTAATGTAAAAGGAAATGCTTGGATGGTCGTGACAGCTACGTCGATGACCACCGAATTGGGGAAAATCGCAAGCATGGTGCATTCAGCAGACCAAGCCGTGACGCCCTTGGAAAAGAAGCTCCAAAGTTTCAGCAAGATTCTCATTCTTGTCACCGTTGGTTTGCTGGTATTAATATTCGTGGCAGGCTTGATCAATGGCAAAAATCCACTGGAAATGCTTCAAACCGCAATTGCATTGGCTGTAGCAGCGATACCCGAGGGCCTACCGATCGTTGCTACGATGGCATTGGCACAGGGAATGATGAAAATGGCGAAGCACAAGGTGATTGTGAAAAAACTCTCCGCTGTGGAAACGCTTGGAGGAACCAACGTGATTTGCACAGACAAAACAGGTACACTCACACAAAACAAAATCGAAGTCGCGGGCATATTTACCTCGGTGGAAGTTGCTGATTCCGCTGACAAGAAGAATGCTGAATTGATCCCAAAAGCCGCGATCCTTTGCAGCACGGCTGACCTTGTAATGAAGAATGGAAAATCTACTGAAATCGGCGATCCATTGGAGACTGGATTGTTGCATTTTGCAGTGAAAGAAGGGGTAGACATTGCGCAAGTGCGAAAAGACCATCCCAAACTAAAAGAGGAGCCTTTTTCTTCAGAAACAAAGGTCATGGCCACCTTGCATCCATCGGGAAATCAATTTGTGGTATTTGCAAAAGGAGCGACCGAAGAAATCTTGAAGTTATGTGACCGCATCTTGGAACCGACAGGTGAAAAGAATATGGACGAAGGCACCCATAAACACTGGTTGCAGGAATCCGAGAAACTTTCTGCCTCGGGTTTGCGCGTGATAGCGGTTGCCTACAAAGAGGCCGCAACAGCAGAAACCAAGCTTACAGCTGAGTTGGTATTCATAGGTTTAATTGGCTTAAACGATCCGCCGAGGCCTGAAGTAAATGCCGCAATTCGCGAATGCCATTTGGCTGGCATCACCGTGATCATGATCACGGGAGACCACCCCGCAGCCGCAAAAAACATTGCCCTACAGTTGGAAATCGTCGATGCCGATTCTGCCGAAGTGATCACTGGAACAGAAATGCATGATCTAGAAGGTCTCACCAACAAGGAAAAGACCCGATGGGCAAATACACGCATATTTGCCCGCGTGAGCCCTAAGCAAAAACTCGACCTCGTGACCTTGCTACAAGCGCAAGGAAACGTGGTGGGCATGACGGGTGATGGGGTAAACGATGCGCCTGCCCTCAAAAAGGCAGACATTGGAATCGCCATGGGCAAAGCTGGCACACAAGTCGCCCAAGATGTTGCAGACATGGTACTCAAAGACGATTCCTTCACATCCATCGTCAAAGCCATACGTCAAGGGAGGGTCATCGCCGAAAACATCAAAAAGTTCATCATTTACCTCCTTTCATGCAACCTCAGTGAGTTGGTCGTCGGTTACGGCCACTGCGGTCTTAAATCTCCATTTTCAGTTGTTCCCCATCCAAATACTGTTCATCAATCTGATCACCGACGTATTGCCCGCCCTTGCGCTAGGGGTGACAAGGGGCAATCCCGACATCATGAAAAGGAATCCTATTCGTGCCGAGGATCCGATCATCAATTCCAAGCGATGGCTGTCTATCGGCTTTTATGCATTGATCATTTCCGCCGCAAGCCTAGGTGCCGTCTTCCTGAGTCATATTTTGCTTCACAGCTCCGAGTCATGGAACCCTGA
- a CDS encoding efflux RND transporter permease subunit, which produces MIKYLITWALKSRVIVLIIAAGITLYGIYAVQNTPVDAIPDLSENQVIIFTEWMGRNPQIIEDQITYPLVSNLQGIPKVRAIRASSMFGMSFVFVLFEDDAEIYWARTRVLERLNYAQRLLPEGVTPTLGPDGTGLGHVFWYTLDAPGYDLGELRALQDWYVRFALQKVQGVSEVASFGGFQKQYQVVVDPQKLRYYNIPLMDVANKIKANNNDVGGRKFEQSDMGYIIRGLGYIKDIKEIENIPLKTINSLPIRIKDVGRVQMGGELRLGIVDENGLGEKVGGIVIMRYGENAKDVIDRVKEALPDVERGLPEGVKFKIAYDRSDLIEATLATLSESLIEEIIVVAIVLFIFLLHVRSSLIVVITIPISVLIAFILMSWFGITSNIMSLAGVALAVGDLVDAGIVMVENAMKSISEEAESV; this is translated from the coding sequence ATGATTAAATACCTCATCACATGGGCGCTCAAAAGCCGCGTCATCGTGCTCATCATCGCAGCAGGAATCACTTTGTATGGCATTTATGCTGTGCAAAATACGCCTGTGGATGCCATTCCCGACCTCTCAGAAAATCAGGTCATCATATTCACCGAGTGGATGGGGCGCAATCCTCAAATCATCGAGGACCAGATCACCTATCCCTTGGTGAGCAACCTCCAAGGGATCCCCAAAGTGAGGGCCATACGTGCAAGTAGCATGTTTGGGATGAGTTTCGTTTTTGTACTCTTTGAAGACGATGCCGAAATTTATTGGGCGCGTACCCGCGTGTTGGAGCGCCTGAATTATGCGCAAAGGCTACTGCCAGAGGGTGTGACGCCCACGCTCGGCCCCGATGGCACGGGCCTGGGACATGTGTTTTGGTACACCCTCGATGCACCTGGGTATGACCTCGGCGAATTGCGCGCACTGCAAGATTGGTATGTGCGCTTTGCGCTGCAAAAGGTGCAAGGCGTGAGCGAAGTTGCATCCTTTGGTGGATTTCAAAAACAATACCAAGTGGTGGTGGATCCCCAAAAACTGCGCTATTACAATATCCCCTTGATGGATGTGGCCAACAAAATCAAGGCCAACAACAACGATGTGGGTGGAAGAAAATTTGAGCAATCCGACATGGGCTACATCATCAGAGGCTTGGGTTATATCAAGGACATCAAGGAAATTGAAAACATTCCGCTCAAGACCATCAATTCACTCCCAATCCGCATCAAAGACGTGGGCAGGGTGCAAATGGGTGGGGAATTGCGATTGGGGATCGTGGACGAAAACGGTTTGGGCGAAAAAGTGGGCGGCATCGTGATCATGCGTTACGGCGAAAATGCCAAGGATGTCATAGACCGCGTGAAGGAGGCGCTCCCTGATGTGGAAAGGGGACTCCCTGAAGGCGTGAAATTCAAAATTGCCTATGACCGTTCCGATTTGATAGAGGCTACATTGGCCACACTTTCAGAATCACTGATCGAGGAAATCATCGTTGTGGCCATCGTGCTGTTTATCTTTTTGCTGCATGTAAGAAGTTCCCTCATCGTGGTGATTACGATTCCTATCTCCGTGCTCATTGCTTTTATTTTGATGAGCTGGTTTGGGATCACCTCCAATATTATGTCGCTCGCTGGGGTCGCCCTTGCAGTGGGTGACTTGGTGGATGCAGGAATTGTAATGGTTGAAAATGCAATGAAATCCATCAGCGAGGAGGCGGAATCTGTATGA